A region from the Metarhizium brunneum chromosome 7, complete sequence genome encodes:
- the PNO1 gene encoding Pre-rRNA-processing protein PNO1, with protein MPAPTALKKAEETPLQAVAASSQTQDNGGGFLLGEPDAMPVDADAAPTADEQEDDSMAIDEEGRPRFAPSRDIDPVTRVETRKIPVPPHRMTPLKQAWPSIYPPLVEHLKLQCRMNIKRKTVELRTSQHTTDSGALQKGEDFVKAFTLGFDVDDAVALLRLDDLYIETFEIKDVRIMHGDSQARAIGRIAGKDGKTKFAIENASRTRIVLADSKIHILGGFKNIHMARESVVSLILGKPPGKVYGNLRTVAARMKERF; from the exons ATGCCTGCCCCTACAGCCTTAAAAAAGGCTGAGGAGACCCCGCTCCAAGCTGTGGCGGCCTCGTCTCAAACGCAAG ATAACGGGGGCGGGTTTCTGCTCGGGGAGCCAGATGCTATGCCAGTAGATGCAGACGCCGCACCAACAGCAGatgaacaagaagatgatTCAATGGCCATCGATGAGGAGGGTCGACCTCGATTTGCTCCATCCAGGGATATT GATCCCGTGACAAGAGTTGAAACTCGAAAGATCCCGGTGCCGCCGCATCGAATGACGCCGCTAAAACAAGCATGGCCGTCTATTTACCCTCCTCTAGTTGAACACCTGAAACTACAATGTCGAATGAATATTAAACGCAAGACGGTCGAATTGAGGACTTCGCAGCACACAACCGATTCTGGGGCGCTACAAAAAGGCGAGGACTTTGTGAAGGCTTTCACCCTTGGCTTCGACGTTGACGACGCTGTTGCTTTGCTTAGATTGGATGATCTCTATATCGAAACTTTCGAGATCAAAGACGTCAGGATCATGCACGGTGACAGCCAAGCACGTGCGATTGGCCGCATTGCTGGCAAGGATGGAAAAACTAAATTCGCAATTGAGAACGCCAGCAGAACTCGAATTGTACTGGCCGACTCTAAAATTCACATTCTGGGCGGATTCAAGAATATCCACATGGCACGAGAGTCGGTCGTGAGTTTGATTCTTGGCAAGCCACCAGGCAAGGTGTACGGAAACCTAAGAACCGTTGCTGCAAGGATGAAGGAGAGGTTTTAA